The following coding sequences lie in one Acipenser ruthenus unplaced genomic scaffold, fAciRut3.2 maternal haplotype, whole genome shotgun sequence genomic window:
- the LOC117968005 gene encoding RNA binding protein fox-1 homolog 2-like isoform X5, with the protein MMGIYSMEYPPYHRHSRLTVQGTQDPAVGTDGLLPPPFAAFPPPPPPQNGLGSEFIVPEFPGQDLPLSMYGAAPGQAQGESGANNSQGGNNTNNTGGSVSNSNAGTSAQTDGSAQTDGQTDGQTLSPDSVDPKATPKRLHVSNIPFRFRDPDLRQMFGQFGKILDVEIIFNERGSKGFGFVTFEAGEDAEKAREALHGSLVEGRKIEVNNATARVMTNKKVVSPYANEIGFWLQNTKDSSALNIVPGSTASPQENHWGWKLSPVMGAVYGPELYAARSELGLFPGFPYPTAATTAAAAAFRGAHLRGRGRTVYSTVRAAVPPTAIPAYPGVVYQDGFYGADLYGGYAAYRYAQPTAAVTGATAAAAAAYSDSYGRVFTTDPYHALAPAAAAAYGVGAMASLYRGGYSRFAPY; encoded by the exons ATGATGGGAATTTACTCCATGGAATACCCGCCATACCATCGTCACTCTCGGCTGACCGTGCAG GGCACTCAGGATCCTGCAGTTGGGACGGACGGTTTGCTGCCCCCTCCTTTCGCTGCCTTccctcccccgcccccccctCAGAACGGGCTGGGGTCAGAGTTCATCGTGCCAGAGTTCCCTGGGCAGGATCTGCCCCTCAGTATGTACGGGGCTGCTCCGGGGCAAGCGCAGGGGGAGAGCGGGGCAAATAACAGCCAGGGGggcaacaacaccaacaacacagggggcagtgtgAGCAACAGCAACGCAGGCACCAGCGCA CAGACAGACGGTTCAGcccagacagacggacagacagatggacagactcTGTCCCCCGACAGTGTGGACCCCAAAGCCACCCCCAAGAGGCTGCACGTCTCCAACATCCCCTTCCGATTCAGGGACCCCGATCTCAGGCAGATGTTTGGG caatTTGGGAAGATCTTGGATGTAGAAATCATCTTTAATGAGAGAGGCTCCAAG ggGTTTGGTTTTGTCACATTCGAGGCTGGTGAAGATGCTGAGAAGGCGAGGGAGGCTCTGCACGGCTCTCTGGTCGAGGGGAGGAAGATCGAG GTAAATAACGCGACGGCTCGAGTCATGACCAACAAGAAAGTGGTCAGCCCTTACGCTAATG aAATAGGTTTCTGGCTGCAGAATACTAAGGACAGCTCTGCCTTGAATATTGTCCCAGGATCAACAGCCAGCCCTCAGGAAAACCACTGGG GTTGGAAGTTGAGTCCAGTCATGGGTGCTGTCTATGGCCCAGAGCTCTACGCAGCTCGGAGCGAACTGGGACTGT TCCCTGGCTTCCcgtatcccaccgctgccaccactgCGGCCGCTGCAGCGTTCAGGGGGGCTCACTTGAGAGGACGTGGGAGGACTGTGTACAGCACAGTGAGGGCAGCCGTGCCCCCGACTGCGATACCAGCGTACCCAGG tgtggTGTATCAGGATGGGTTTTACGGAGCTGACCTGTAT GGGGGCTACGCTGCGTACCGATACGCTCAGCCCACCGCCGCGGTAACCGGGGCAACCGCTGCAGCCGCCGCCGCGTATAGTGATAG ttaCGGCCGGGTGTTCACCACAGACCCCTACCACGCCCTCGCACCGGCAGCCGCTGCAGCGTACGGAGTGGGAGCCATG GCGAGTTTGTACCGGGGTGGGTACAGCCGGTTCGCCCCGTACTGA
- the LOC117968005 gene encoding RNA binding protein fox-1 homolog 2-like isoform X6 has product MDRIIMVTQGTQDPAVGTDGLLPPPFAAFPPPPPPQNGLGSEFIVPEFPGQDLPLSMYGAAPGQAQGESGANNSQGGNNTNNTGGSVSNSNAGTSAQTDGSAQTDGQTDGQTLSPDSVDPKATPKRLHVSNIPFRFRDPDLRQMFGQFGKILDVEIIFNERGSKGFGFVTFEAGEDAEKAREALHGSLVEGRKIEVNNATARVMTNKKVVSPYANEIGFWLQNTKDSSALNIVPGSTASPQENHWGWKLSPVMGAVYGPELYAARSELGLFPGFPYPTAATTAAAAAFRGAHLRGRGRTVYSTVRAAVPPTAIPAYPGVVYQDGFYGADLYGGYAAYRYAQPTAAVTGATAAAAAAYSDSYGRVFTTDPYHALAPAAAAAYGVGAMASLYRGGYSRFAPY; this is encoded by the exons ATGGACAGGATCATCATGGTGACTCAG GGCACTCAGGATCCTGCAGTTGGGACGGACGGTTTGCTGCCCCCTCCTTTCGCTGCCTTccctcccccgcccccccctCAGAACGGGCTGGGGTCAGAGTTCATCGTGCCAGAGTTCCCTGGGCAGGATCTGCCCCTCAGTATGTACGGGGCTGCTCCGGGGCAAGCGCAGGGGGAGAGCGGGGCAAATAACAGCCAGGGGggcaacaacaccaacaacacagggggcagtgtgAGCAACAGCAACGCAGGCACCAGCGCA CAGACAGACGGTTCAGcccagacagacggacagacagatggacagactcTGTCCCCCGACAGTGTGGACCCCAAAGCCACCCCCAAGAGGCTGCACGTCTCCAACATCCCCTTCCGATTCAGGGACCCCGATCTCAGGCAGATGTTTGGG caatTTGGGAAGATCTTGGATGTAGAAATCATCTTTAATGAGAGAGGCTCCAAG ggGTTTGGTTTTGTCACATTCGAGGCTGGTGAAGATGCTGAGAAGGCGAGGGAGGCTCTGCACGGCTCTCTGGTCGAGGGGAGGAAGATCGAG GTAAATAACGCGACGGCTCGAGTCATGACCAACAAGAAAGTGGTCAGCCCTTACGCTAATG aAATAGGTTTCTGGCTGCAGAATACTAAGGACAGCTCTGCCTTGAATATTGTCCCAGGATCAACAGCCAGCCCTCAGGAAAACCACTGGG GTTGGAAGTTGAGTCCAGTCATGGGTGCTGTCTATGGCCCAGAGCTCTACGCAGCTCGGAGCGAACTGGGACTGT TCCCTGGCTTCCcgtatcccaccgctgccaccactgCGGCCGCTGCAGCGTTCAGGGGGGCTCACTTGAGAGGACGTGGGAGGACTGTGTACAGCACAGTGAGGGCAGCCGTGCCCCCGACTGCGATACCAGCGTACCCAGG tgtggTGTATCAGGATGGGTTTTACGGAGCTGACCTGTAT GGGGGCTACGCTGCGTACCGATACGCTCAGCCCACCGCCGCGGTAACCGGGGCAACCGCTGCAGCCGCCGCCGCGTATAGTGATAG ttaCGGCCGGGTGTTCACCACAGACCCCTACCACGCCCTCGCACCGGCAGCCGCTGCAGCGTACGGAGTGGGAGCCATG GCGAGTTTGTACCGGGGTGGGTACAGCCGGTTCGCCCCGTACTGA